ACGTAAAAGAAAACGAATCATTAGACAAAGCGCTAAAAAAATTCAAAAAGAAGTTTGAGAAAACTGGTGTTGTTAAGGAATTACGCGCTCGTCAATCATTTGTTAAACCATGTATTCAAAATCGTATGCAAAACATTCGTGCAGCATATAAACAAAAAATGCAGCAACAAGTTGAAGCATAATTAATAACTAATTTTAGTAAAAATTACAAAAGCCCATTTTTTAAATGGGCTTTTTGTTTGTTTTTTCAAGAAAAATTGTACATTATTGCTTTCTAAAATATTTATAAATGAAAAAAACACTCATTACAATAATTACACTTTCAGTTATTTTATTCAGTTCTTGCGAAGAAAAGAAAACAACAACTCCAACAACAACTACCACCACATCAACCACCAGTACTACCTCAACAACTAGTAGTACCAGCAGTGGTCAATTTATAAAAGGAACTTTTGATGGTCAAACCATTAATTTTACTTCATTTTTAGCAGAAAGATCAGAAGTTGATCAACCTTATCCAAAATTGACTATTATTGGAAGCAAAAGTGCAACAGAACAAAATCCAAGAATAGAATTTGCATTAGGACATGTTGGAACAACTTGGCCCAATGATTTGAGTTTTGTTTTAAATTCAACTAACACTTATTATTTTAGATATTATCAAAACGATGTTGTTTTCCATACTAGTAGTATACTAGATGAGCAAGAAGGCTCATTTAATATTAACTTTACTAAATGTAATTTTGCTCCAAATGGTATCATAAGTGGTACATTTAGTGGTTTATTAGCCATTGAAACAGATACAACTAAAATGAAAGTTGAAAATGGTTCATTTTACATTCAGTTAAACGATAAATAATATTCTTAAATAAAAGACTATTTATTTCGTTTGTAGATAACATAGCAAAATTCATTTATCTGAAATTGCTATTTTTGATTTTTTAATAAAAATTAATGCTAAAAAAAATATTATATATAAGTACTCTTGTTATATCTGCAACCTGCCTGCATGCACAAACAATAGTGAGTGATAATGCAGCGTTTCTTGCATCTATTGACTCGAATACTATAAAGCTTAGAAATAAGTTATTTCCGGTTGTTTGGCAAGGCGATTTGAATATATATGGATTTGATGAAAATGAAGTTCCTATTTATTCTGACCAAGACATTAAAGCCAGACTTAATTTATTGGAATCGGAAATTCCTTTAGATTACAACGAAAACGTAAGACCCTACATTGATTTGTACACGGTTAGAAAACGTAAATTATTGGCTAAAGTACTTACTTTATCTAAATTATATTTCCCAATTATTGAAGAAATATTTGATAGAGA
This DNA window, taken from Bacteroidota bacterium, encodes the following:
- the rpsU gene encoding 30S ribosomal protein S21, coding for MIYINVKENESLDKALKKFKKKFEKTGVVKELRARQSFVKPCIQNRMQNIRAAYKQKMQQQVEA